The Synchiropus splendidus isolate RoL2022-P1 chromosome 8, RoL_Sspl_1.0, whole genome shotgun sequence genome has a window encoding:
- the grk7b gene encoding rhodopsin kinase grk7-b isoform X2, whose product MTDIKGLESLVENTAYVQAQQMDRNTLRDQRRPLSLPRPKRPTELREEVGTNYLSLCEQQPIGKKLFQQFLQSSSPQCQAAAEFLEELNDWHFAEDEPKTKAKQKFLSKFFHPDSRSFLSFLTGDVVEMCKGLSSKNFDQGILNKTREATTDFLREAPFTEYQKSPFFYRFLQWKEYEKQRINHMHFYEYRTIGKGGFGEVCVVQAKHSGQMYACKKLDKKRLKKKGGEKLAMMEKQILEKVNSIFIVNLAYAFDDKTHLCLIMDLMNGGDLGFHIYDLGTRGLCMERVVYYTAQIATGILHLHSLNIIYRDMKPENVLLDSRGHCRLSDLGLAVELSNGKTICQKAGTTGYMAPEILRQVFYSTSVDWWSLGCSVYEMVAARLPFKDFREKVQNEEVTRRTLEDEVKFTHRKFDAATKDLIGGLLKKKPKLRLGCCGDDPRKHHFFKNINLNRLEAGLLQAPWSPKAHVVYAKNTHELRESSQVQDVKLNDKDEQFYKEFSTGAVPIRWQREMIENGVFDQLNDSQLIGPHETVWDSKACVIL is encoded by the exons ATGACTGACATCAAAGGACTGGAGAGCTTGGTGGAGAACACAGCCTACGTGCAGGCTCAGCAGATGGACCGCAACACGCTGAGGGACCAGAGACGGCCGCTGTCTCTGCCCAGACCGAAGAGGCCCACTGAGCTGCGGGAAGAGGTGGGGACCAACTATCTGTCCCTGTGCGAGCAACAGCCGATCGGTAAGAAGCTGTTCCAGCAGTTTCTTCAGAGCTCCAGCCCACAGTGCCAGGCTGCTGCCGAGTTTCTGGAGGAGCTGAACGACTGGCACTTTGCTGAGGATGAACCCAAGACCAAGGCCAAGCAGAAGTTCCTGTCCAAGTTCTTCCATCCTGACTCCAGGAGCTTTCTGTCCTTTCTTACCGGAGACGTGGTGGAAATGTGCAAGGGCTTGTCAAGCAAAAACTTTGACCAGGGGATACTGAACAAGACCAGGGAAGCCACGACAGATTTCCTGAGGGAGGCGCCCTTCACCGAGTACCAGAAAAGCCCATTCTTCTACAGGTTCCTGCAGTGGAAGGAGTATGAGAAACAGAGAATAAACCACATGCACTTCTATGAGTATCGGACAATTGGAAAAGGCGGCTTTGGCGAG GTGTGTGTGGTGCAAGCCAAACACAGCGGGCAGATGTACGCCTGCAAGAAACTGGACAAGAAACGACTGAAGAAAAAAGGCGGGGAGAAATTGGCCATGATGGAGAAGCAGATCCTGGAGAAGGTCAACAGTATCTTTATTGTGAACCTGGCCTATGCTTTCGACGACAAAACCCACCTGTGCCTCATCATGGACCTGATGAATGGGGGAGATCTGGGGTTTCACATCTATGACCTCGGGACGCGGGGCCTCTGTATGGAGCGGGTAGTTTACTACACGGCCCAGATCGCCACCGGCATTCTCCACCTGCACTCTCTGAACATTATTTATCGGGATATGAAGCCGGAGAACGTGCTGCTGGACAGCAGAGGTCACTGCCGACTGTCGGATCTTGGATTAGCTGTTGAGCTATCGAATGGCAAAACTATCTGCCAAAAG GCTGGAACCACCGGCTACATGGCACCTGAGATCCTGCGGCAGGTGTTCTACAGCACCTCCGTCGACTGGTGGTCTTTGGGCTGCAGCGTTTATGAAATGGTGGCCGCTCGCCTTCCATTTAAAGACTTCAGAGAGAAGGTGCAAAATGAGGAGGTGACCCGACGCACCCTGGAGGATGAGGTCAAGTTCACCCACAGAAAGTTTGATGCCGCGACCAAAGACCTCATCGGTGGGCTTCTTAAGAAAAAGCCAAAGCTGCGTCTCGGCTGCTG CGGCGACGACCCACGCAAGCACCATTTCTTTAAGAACATCAACCTGAACCGGCTGGAAGCGGGGCTGCTGCAGGCCCCCTGGTCGCCAAAGGCTCACGTGGTGTATGCTAAGAACACACACGAGTTAAGGGAAAGCTCTCAGGTCCAGGACGTGAAGCTCAATGACAAGGACGAGCAGTTCTACAAGGAGTTCAGCACCGGGGCCGTTCCCATTCGCTGGCAGCGTGAGATGATCGAGAACGGCGTGTTTGACCAGCTAAATGACTCTCAACTCATCGGGCCTCACGAAACTGTATGGGACTCAAAGGCGTGCGTCATTTTGTAA
- the grk7b gene encoding rhodopsin kinase grk7-b isoform X1 — MTDIKGLESLVENTAYVQAQQMDRNTLRDQRRPLSLPRPKRPTELREEVGTNYLSLCEQQPIGKKLFQQFLQSSSPQCQAAAEFLEELNDWHFAEDEPKTKAKQKFLSKFFHPDSRSFLSFLTGDVVEMCKGLSSKNFDQGILNKTREATTDFLREAPFTEYQKSPFFYRFLQWKEYEKQRINHMHFYEYRTIGKGGFGEVRVTNSTSFCFYLLMLLTCTVLQVCVVQAKHSGQMYACKKLDKKRLKKKGGEKLAMMEKQILEKVNSIFIVNLAYAFDDKTHLCLIMDLMNGGDLGFHIYDLGTRGLCMERVVYYTAQIATGILHLHSLNIIYRDMKPENVLLDSRGHCRLSDLGLAVELSNGKTICQKAGTTGYMAPEILRQVFYSTSVDWWSLGCSVYEMVAARLPFKDFREKVQNEEVTRRTLEDEVKFTHRKFDAATKDLIGGLLKKKPKLRLGCCGDDPRKHHFFKNINLNRLEAGLLQAPWSPKAHVVYAKNTHELRESSQVQDVKLNDKDEQFYKEFSTGAVPIRWQREMIENGVFDQLNDSQLIGPHETVWDSKACVIL, encoded by the exons ATGACTGACATCAAAGGACTGGAGAGCTTGGTGGAGAACACAGCCTACGTGCAGGCTCAGCAGATGGACCGCAACACGCTGAGGGACCAGAGACGGCCGCTGTCTCTGCCCAGACCGAAGAGGCCCACTGAGCTGCGGGAAGAGGTGGGGACCAACTATCTGTCCCTGTGCGAGCAACAGCCGATCGGTAAGAAGCTGTTCCAGCAGTTTCTTCAGAGCTCCAGCCCACAGTGCCAGGCTGCTGCCGAGTTTCTGGAGGAGCTGAACGACTGGCACTTTGCTGAGGATGAACCCAAGACCAAGGCCAAGCAGAAGTTCCTGTCCAAGTTCTTCCATCCTGACTCCAGGAGCTTTCTGTCCTTTCTTACCGGAGACGTGGTGGAAATGTGCAAGGGCTTGTCAAGCAAAAACTTTGACCAGGGGATACTGAACAAGACCAGGGAAGCCACGACAGATTTCCTGAGGGAGGCGCCCTTCACCGAGTACCAGAAAAGCCCATTCTTCTACAGGTTCCTGCAGTGGAAGGAGTATGAGAAACAGAGAATAAACCACATGCACTTCTATGAGTATCGGACAATTGGAAAAGGCGGCTTTGGCGAGGTGCGGGTCACAAACTCTACATCATTTTGCTTTTATCTCTTAATGCTATTGACTTGCACTGTGTTGCAGGTGTGTGTGGTGCAAGCCAAACACAGCGGGCAGATGTACGCCTGCAAGAAACTGGACAAGAAACGACTGAAGAAAAAAGGCGGGGAGAAATTGGCCATGATGGAGAAGCAGATCCTGGAGAAGGTCAACAGTATCTTTATTGTGAACCTGGCCTATGCTTTCGACGACAAAACCCACCTGTGCCTCATCATGGACCTGATGAATGGGGGAGATCTGGGGTTTCACATCTATGACCTCGGGACGCGGGGCCTCTGTATGGAGCGGGTAGTTTACTACACGGCCCAGATCGCCACCGGCATTCTCCACCTGCACTCTCTGAACATTATTTATCGGGATATGAAGCCGGAGAACGTGCTGCTGGACAGCAGAGGTCACTGCCGACTGTCGGATCTTGGATTAGCTGTTGAGCTATCGAATGGCAAAACTATCTGCCAAAAG GCTGGAACCACCGGCTACATGGCACCTGAGATCCTGCGGCAGGTGTTCTACAGCACCTCCGTCGACTGGTGGTCTTTGGGCTGCAGCGTTTATGAAATGGTGGCCGCTCGCCTTCCATTTAAAGACTTCAGAGAGAAGGTGCAAAATGAGGAGGTGACCCGACGCACCCTGGAGGATGAGGTCAAGTTCACCCACAGAAAGTTTGATGCCGCGACCAAAGACCTCATCGGTGGGCTTCTTAAGAAAAAGCCAAAGCTGCGTCTCGGCTGCTG CGGCGACGACCCACGCAAGCACCATTTCTTTAAGAACATCAACCTGAACCGGCTGGAAGCGGGGCTGCTGCAGGCCCCCTGGTCGCCAAAGGCTCACGTGGTGTATGCTAAGAACACACACGAGTTAAGGGAAAGCTCTCAGGTCCAGGACGTGAAGCTCAATGACAAGGACGAGCAGTTCTACAAGGAGTTCAGCACCGGGGCCGTTCCCATTCGCTGGCAGCGTGAGATGATCGAGAACGGCGTGTTTGACCAGCTAAATGACTCTCAACTCATCGGGCCTCACGAAACTGTATGGGACTCAAAGGCGTGCGTCATTTTGTAA
- the rnf7 gene encoding RING-box protein 2 — protein sequence MDDGDEPGLVLSHNTSSSSKSGGDKMFSLKKWNAVAMWSWDVECDTCAICRVQVMDACLRCQAENKQEDCVVVWGECNHSFHNCCMSLWVKQNNRCPLCQQDWVVQRIGK from the exons ATGGATGACGGTGACGAGCCGGGACTCGTCCTCTCTCACAATACGTCCTCGTCCTCCAAGTCCGGCGGGGACAAGATGTTCTCCCTGAAGAAGTGGAACGCGGTGGCTATGTGGAGCTGGGACGTGGAGTGTGACACTTGTGCCATTTGTCGGGTGCAAGTCATGG ATGCATGTCTGCGGTGCCAGGCGGAAAACAAACAGGAGGATTGCGTGG TTGTGTGGGGAGAGTGCAACCACTCGTTCCATAACTGCTGCATGTCACTTTGGGTGAAGCAGAACAACCGCTGCCCCCTCTGCCAGCAGGACTGGGTGGTCCAGAGAATTGGTAAATGA